In the Paralichthys olivaceus isolate ysfri-2021 chromosome 15, ASM2471397v2, whole genome shotgun sequence genome, one interval contains:
- the rfxap gene encoding regulatory factor X-associated protein, whose amino-acid sequence MSEDDGSAPANKDRESTLLLTKDGQRYYVSKAGVVDSRNVITPHEPDNNASSYDMDDPDEESDVLDTSDPRDGAASPEELNDEETSEGDNAPKQCTYEGCTETTTQVAKQRKPWMCKKHRNKMYKDKYKKKKSDQAMSSGKIDENSEERPVSVNKQRLGAMGDRPARPSLIEQVLNQKRLSLLRSPEVIGFLQQQQQLLATQSRSQSQGQFQGC is encoded by the exons ATGAGCGAAGATGACGGTTCAGCTCCGGCGAACAAAGACCGAGAGTCCACGCTGCTGCTCACTAAAGACGGGCAGAGGTACTACGTGAGTAAAGCCGGGGTGGTGGACAGCAGGAACGTGATAACGCCGCACGAACCGGACAACAACGCCTCCTCCTACGACATGGACGACCCGGACGAGGAGAGCGACGTGCTGGACACCTCGGACCCCCGGGACGGCGCCGCCAGCCCGGAAGAGCTCAACGACGAGGAGACCTCGGAGGGCGACAACGCCCCCAAACAGTGCACGTACGAGGGCTGCACGGAGACCACGACGCAGGTGGCCAAGCAGAGGAAGCCGTGGATGTGCAAGAAGCACCGCAACAAGATGTACAAGGACAagtacaagaagaagaagagcgaCCAGGCCATGTCCAGTGGAAAGATAGAT GAAAACTCTGAGGAGCGGCCGGTGTCTGTGAACAAGCAGCGACTTGGTGCCATGGGGGACCGACCAGCCAGACCCTCCCTGATAGAGCAggtcctgaaccagaagagacTG tcactGCTCAGGAGTCCAGAGGTGATCggtttcctgcagcagcagcagcagctcctggcCACACAGAGCCGCAGCCAATCACAGGGACAGTTCCAGGGTTGCTGA
- the smad9 gene encoding mothers against decapentaplegic homolog 9, translating into MNSSNSITSLFSFTSPAVKRLLGWKQGDEEEKWAEKAVDSLVKKLKKKKGAMEELERALSCPGQPSKCVTIPRSLDGRLQVSHRKGLPHVIYCRVWRWPDLQSHHELKALECCEFAFGSKQKDICVNPYHYRRVETPVLPPVLVPRHSEFNPQHSLLAKFRNASLHSEPLMPQNATYPDSFPPLPCSSFSNSSSLAQSPTSQSYPTSPNSSAEPGSPYHITAETPPPPYTMMETSPHDDVKPGNSTATTKLTFSAPHTDLRPVCYEEPEYWCSIAYYELNNRVGETFHASSRSVLVDGFTDPTNNKNRFCLGLLSNVNRNSTIEHTRRHIGKGLHLYYVGGEVYAECLSDSSIFVQSRNCNFQHGFHATTVCKIPSGCSLKIFNNQLFAQLLAQSVNHGFEVVYELTKMCTIRMSFVKGWGAEYHRQDVTSTPCWIEVHLHGPLQWLDKVLTQMGSPHNPISSVS; encoded by the exons ATGAACTCCTCAAACTCCATTACGTCCCTGTTCTCCTTCACCAGCCCGGCTGTGAAGCGCCTGCTTGGCTGGAAGCAAGGTgacgaggaggagaagtgggCAGAAAAGGCCGTGGATTCACTTgtgaagaagctgaagaagaagaagggggcGATGGAGGAGTTGGAGAGGGCACTCAGCTGTCCCGGGCAGCCCA GCAAGTGTGTGACGATCCCCCGCTCGCTGGACGGCAGGCTGCAGGTGTCCCACAGGAAGGGTCTGCCACACGTCATCTATTGCCGGGTGTGGCGCTGGCCCGACCTGCAGTCGCACCACGAGCTGAAGGCCCTGGAGTGCTGCGAGTTCGCCTTCGGCTCCAAGCAGAAGGACATCTGCGTCAACCCCTACCACTACAGGCGCGTGGAGACTCCCG TGCTGCCACCAGTTCTGGTCCCACGCCACAGCGAGTTCAACCCTCAGCACAGTTTACTGGCAAAGTTCAGGAACGCCTCTCTGCACAGCGAGCCTCTGATGCCCCAGAACGCCACTTACCCAGACTCCTTCCCGCCGCTGccctgctcctccttctccaactcttcctccCTCGCCCAGTCTCCCACCTCACAGAGTTACCCCACCTCCCCCAACAGCTCCGCAGAGCCGGGCAGCCCGTACCACATCACAG CTGAGACTCCCCCACCTCCGTACACCATGATGGAGACAAGTCCTCATGACGATGTGAAGCCTGGCAACTCCACAGCAACCACTAAACTTACCTTTTCTGCTCCACACACAG ATTTACGTCCTGTTTGCTACGAGGAGCCGGAGTACTGGTGTTCCATAGCTTACTACGAGCTCAACAACCGGGTGGGCGAGACTTTCCACGCATCGTCCCGTAGCGTCCTGGTCGACGGCTTCACTGATCCGACCAACAACAAGAACCGCTTCTGCCTCGGCCTGTTATCCAACGTCAACCGCAACTCCACCATcgaacacacacgcagacacataGGCAAAG GGTTGCACCTGTACTACGTGGGTGGAGAGGTGTACGCCGAGTGTCTGAGCGACAGCAGCATCTTCGTCCAGAGCCGTAATTGTAATTTCCAGCATGGCTTCCACGCCACCACCGTGTGTAAGATCCCCAGCGGCTGCAGCCTCAAGATCTTCAACAACCAGCTGTTCGCTCAGCTCCTGGCCCAGTCCGTCAACCACGGCTTTGAGGTCGTCTATGAGCTCACCAAGATGTGCACCATTCGAATGAGCTTTGTTAAG GGTTGGGGCGCTGAATACCACCGTCAGGATGTGACCAGCACCCCCTGCTGGATTGAGGTACACCTGCACGGGCCCCTGCAGTGGCTGGACAAGGTCCTCACACAGATGGGCTCCCCGCACAATCCCATTTCCTCCGTGTCATAA
- the alg5 gene encoding dolichyl-phosphate beta-glucosyltransferase isoform X1, which produces MDFLCDVLQALVALAALCFIVVIIVAHVTAEMVNLTRHEKEKYFLTASGEKEPFPSLHDPHSRELSVVVPAYNEEFRMPVMLDEAMDYLENRQKQTPSFTYEVIVVDDGSKDKTTEVALRYTQKHGADKVRVLTLVKNRGKGGAVRMGTLSSRGKVILMADADGATKFSDIDKVEAGLKDVEPKLENMAISCGSRAHLEKDSVAERSAFRTFLMYGFHFLVWFLCVRGIKDTQCGFKLFTREAALKTFSSLHVERWAFDVELLYIAQCFKIPIAEVAVNWTEIEGSKLVPFWSWLQMGRDLIFIRLRYFTRAWKLESPQKTD; this is translated from the exons ATGGATTTcctctgtgatgttcttcaAGCTTTGGTCGCTTTAGCAGCTCTGTGTTTcattgtg GTGATCATTGTCGCACACGTCACTGCAGAGATGGTGAATCTAACACGCCACGAGAAGGAGAAATACTTCCTGACCGCCTCAGGAGAGAAGGAGCCCTTCCCCAGCTTGCATGATCCCCATTCCAGGGAGCTCTCGGTGGTCGTCCCCGCCTACAACGAGGAGTTCCGCA TGCCTGTGATGTTGGATGAAGCTATGGATTACTTGGAAAACAGACAG AAACAAACCCCATCTTTTACCTATGAGGTCATTGTGGTTGATGATGGCAGTAAAGACAAAACCACGGAG GTTGCTTTGCGATACACTCAGAAGCACGGTGCAGATAAAGTGCGTGTCCTGACGCTGGTGAAGAACAGGGGGAAAGGAGGAGCTGTGCGAATG GGAACTCTGAGCTCCAGGGGTAAAGTCATTCTCATGGCCGATGCTGACGGCGCCACTAAGTTTTCCGACATTGACAAAGTGGAGGCAGGACTTAAAGACGTTGAGCCTAAACTG GAAAACATGGCGATTTCCTGTGGTTCCAGAGCTCACCTGGAGAAAGATTCTGTAGCTGAG CGATCAGCGTTTCGTACATTCCTCATGTACGGCTTTCACTTCCTGGTGTGGTTCCTCTGTGTGAGAGGCATCAAGGACACACAGTGCGGTTTCAAGCTTTTCACTCGGGAGGCTGCACTCAAgaccttctcttctctccatgTAGAGCGATG GGCTTTTGATGTGGAGCTCCTGTACATTGCACAGTGTTTTAAAATCCCCATAGCAGAAGTGGCGGTCAACTGGACTGAAATAGAAG GGTCCAAGCTGGTCCCGTTTTGGAGCTGGCTGCAGATGGGTCGAGACCTGATTTTCATCCGCCTGCGCTACTTCACCAGAGCCTGGAAACTGGAGTCGCCTCAGAAGACTGACTAG
- the alg5 gene encoding dolichyl-phosphate beta-glucosyltransferase isoform X2 encodes MVNLTRHEKEKYFLTASGEKEPFPSLHDPHSRELSVVVPAYNEEFRMPVMLDEAMDYLENRQKQTPSFTYEVIVVDDGSKDKTTEVALRYTQKHGADKVRVLTLVKNRGKGGAVRMGTLSSRGKVILMADADGATKFSDIDKVEAGLKDVEPKLENMAISCGSRAHLEKDSVAERSAFRTFLMYGFHFLVWFLCVRGIKDTQCGFKLFTREAALKTFSSLHVERWAFDVELLYIAQCFKIPIAEVAVNWTEIEGSKLVPFWSWLQMGRDLIFIRLRYFTRAWKLESPQKTD; translated from the exons ATGGTGAATCTAACACGCCACGAGAAGGAGAAATACTTCCTGACCGCCTCAGGAGAGAAGGAGCCCTTCCCCAGCTTGCATGATCCCCATTCCAGGGAGCTCTCGGTGGTCGTCCCCGCCTACAACGAGGAGTTCCGCA TGCCTGTGATGTTGGATGAAGCTATGGATTACTTGGAAAACAGACAG AAACAAACCCCATCTTTTACCTATGAGGTCATTGTGGTTGATGATGGCAGTAAAGACAAAACCACGGAG GTTGCTTTGCGATACACTCAGAAGCACGGTGCAGATAAAGTGCGTGTCCTGACGCTGGTGAAGAACAGGGGGAAAGGAGGAGCTGTGCGAATG GGAACTCTGAGCTCCAGGGGTAAAGTCATTCTCATGGCCGATGCTGACGGCGCCACTAAGTTTTCCGACATTGACAAAGTGGAGGCAGGACTTAAAGACGTTGAGCCTAAACTG GAAAACATGGCGATTTCCTGTGGTTCCAGAGCTCACCTGGAGAAAGATTCTGTAGCTGAG CGATCAGCGTTTCGTACATTCCTCATGTACGGCTTTCACTTCCTGGTGTGGTTCCTCTGTGTGAGAGGCATCAAGGACACACAGTGCGGTTTCAAGCTTTTCACTCGGGAGGCTGCACTCAAgaccttctcttctctccatgTAGAGCGATG GGCTTTTGATGTGGAGCTCCTGTACATTGCACAGTGTTTTAAAATCCCCATAGCAGAAGTGGCGGTCAACTGGACTGAAATAGAAG GGTCCAAGCTGGTCCCGTTTTGGAGCTGGCTGCAGATGGGTCGAGACCTGATTTTCATCCGCCTGCGCTACTTCACCAGAGCCTGGAAACTGGAGTCGCCTCAGAAGACTGACTAG